Proteins found in one Sphingobium sp. V4 genomic segment:
- a CDS encoding MFS transporter — MTQSVGSDYVMDARRDRLVITASALGTVFEWYDFYIYGVLAPIIGRTFFPTDNPTVELLYTLAGFAIGFAFRPLGAVLFGYLGDRWGRKYTFLATIVLMGAATAGVGLTPSAAAIGVAAPVILILLRVAQGLALGGEYGGAAIYVAEHAPTGKRGFYTSFIQAGVIGGFVLSLIVVVGTQAIVGKAVWDAWGWRIPFILSLALLGISLWMRLMLRESPVFTAMKAAGTQAKNPLKEAFTAPGNVRRMLVAMIGIAAGFTVIAYTVMFQALYFLQNGLHVAPGMAQLLVGGSAFFGVASFIFFGWLSDRVGRRKPILIGYALVLLLALPLYQFMGRTANPELEAAAARGPVVVSGPDCRFDPFAKVQPTDCGKLLDHFSKRGIPYEKREAAMPGVAIGDASVGDFSPDGLDAALAAGGYPTGTVTPDWPRALALFGALLLLWTLSGATYGPVAALLSEYFPARIRYSSLSIPYHIGTGYFGGFLPLVSQYIVARTGDPYAGLWYTLAVVALALVTCLIGLPETRDRPLDA; from the coding sequence ATGACGCAATCGGTCGGCAGCGACTATGTGATGGACGCACGGCGGGACCGGCTGGTCATTACCGCCTCGGCGCTCGGCACGGTGTTCGAATGGTATGATTTCTATATCTACGGCGTGCTGGCGCCGATCATCGGGCGCACCTTCTTCCCGACCGACAATCCGACTGTCGAACTCCTCTACACGCTGGCCGGCTTCGCGATCGGCTTTGCCTTCCGGCCGCTGGGCGCCGTGCTGTTCGGCTATCTCGGCGACCGGTGGGGGCGCAAATATACTTTCCTTGCCACCATCGTCCTGATGGGCGCGGCCACGGCCGGCGTCGGCCTCACGCCGTCGGCGGCGGCCATCGGTGTCGCGGCGCCGGTCATCCTCATCCTGCTGCGCGTGGCGCAAGGGCTGGCGCTTGGCGGCGAATATGGCGGCGCGGCCATCTATGTCGCCGAACATGCACCTACCGGAAAGCGCGGTTTCTATACCAGCTTCATCCAGGCCGGGGTCATCGGCGGTTTCGTCCTGTCGCTGATCGTCGTGGTCGGCACGCAGGCGATCGTGGGCAAGGCGGTGTGGGACGCATGGGGCTGGCGCATCCCCTTCATCCTGTCGCTCGCGCTGCTCGGCATATCCTTGTGGATGCGGTTGATGTTGCGCGAAAGCCCGGTCTTCACCGCGATGAAGGCGGCGGGCACGCAGGCGAAGAACCCGCTCAAGGAAGCCTTCACCGCGCCGGGCAATGTCAGGCGGATGCTGGTGGCGATGATCGGCATTGCCGCGGGTTTTACGGTGATCGCCTATACGGTGATGTTCCAGGCGCTCTATTTCCTGCAGAACGGCCTGCACGTCGCGCCGGGCATGGCGCAGTTGCTGGTCGGCGGCAGCGCCTTTTTCGGCGTCGCCAGCTTCATCTTCTTCGGCTGGCTGTCCGACCGGGTGGGGCGCAGGAAGCCGATCCTCATCGGCTATGCGCTGGTGCTGCTGCTGGCGCTGCCGCTCTACCAGTTCATGGGGCGGACGGCGAACCCGGAACTGGAGGCGGCGGCGGCGCGCGGGCCGGTGGTGGTGAGCGGCCCGGATTGCCGTTTCGATCCCTTTGCCAAGGTTCAGCCGACCGACTGCGGAAAGCTGCTCGACCATTTTTCCAAGCGCGGCATCCCTTATGAAAAGCGGGAGGCGGCCATGCCGGGCGTGGCGATCGGCGATGCTTCGGTCGGCGACTTCAGTCCGGACGGGTTGGACGCGGCGCTGGCGGCTGGCGGATATCCGACCGGGACGGTGACGCCCGACTGGCCGCGGGCGCTGGCGCTGTTCGGCGCGCTGTTGCTGCTCTGGACGCTATCGGGCGCGACCTATGGCCCGGTGGCGGCCTTGCTGTCGGAATATTTCCCCGCGCGCATCCGCTATTCCTCGCTGTCCATCCCCTATCATATCGGCACCGGCTATTTCGGCGGGTTCCTGCCGCTGGTCAGCCAATATATCGTGGCGCGGACGGGCGATCCCTATGCGGGCCTGTGGTACACGCTCGCGGTGGTGGCGCTGGCGCTTGTCACCTGCCTGATCGGATTGCCCGAAACCCGGGATCGCCCCCTCGACGCCTGA
- the bioB gene encoding biotin synthase BioB codes for MTITARTDWTRDEIAALFDLPFADLMFEAQSIHRANFPRNEVQLSTLLSIKTGGCPEDCGYCNQSASADSGLKAEKLMSVQAVMQAAAQAKDAGSSRFCMGAAWRNPKDRDMPAIVEMVKGVRQMGMETCMTLGMLSESQAKTLADAGLDYYNHNIDTSPEHYEKVITTRTFDDRLETLENVRNSGINVCSGGIVGMGETREDRVGFLHALAVLPQHPQSVPINALVPVKGTVLGNMLADTPLARIDEIEFVRTVAVARIVMPESMVRLSAGRESMSDSCQALCFMAGANSIFTGDKLLTTANAGDNADAALFAKLGVVPMQAEVKVELEAAE; via the coding sequence ATGACCATCACCGCCCGCACCGACTGGACCCGTGACGAAATCGCCGCGCTGTTCGACCTGCCCTTCGCCGACCTGATGTTCGAGGCGCAGTCGATCCACCGCGCGAACTTCCCGCGCAACGAAGTGCAATTGTCCACCTTGCTGTCGATCAAGACCGGCGGTTGCCCGGAGGATTGCGGCTATTGCAACCAGTCCGCATCGGCGGACAGCGGCCTCAAGGCCGAGAAGCTGATGAGCGTGCAGGCGGTGATGCAGGCGGCGGCGCAGGCGAAGGATGCCGGCAGCTCGCGCTTCTGCATGGGCGCCGCCTGGCGCAACCCCAAGGACCGCGACATGCCCGCCATCGTCGAGATGGTGAAGGGTGTGCGCCAGATGGGCATGGAGACCTGCATGACGCTGGGAATGCTCAGCGAAAGCCAGGCCAAGACGTTGGCCGATGCAGGCCTCGATTATTACAACCATAATATCGACACTTCGCCCGAACATTATGAGAAGGTCATCACCACCCGGACCTTCGACGACCGGCTGGAAACTCTGGAAAATGTCCGCAATTCGGGGATCAATGTCTGCTCCGGCGGGATCGTGGGCATGGGCGAAACGCGCGAGGATCGCGTCGGCTTCCTCCACGCGCTGGCCGTGCTGCCGCAGCATCCCCAAAGCGTGCCGATCAACGCGCTGGTGCCGGTGAAGGGCACGGTGCTGGGCAACATGCTGGCAGACACACCGCTCGCCAGGATCGACGAGATCGAGTTCGTCCGCACGGTCGCGGTCGCGCGCATCGTGATGCCGGAATCGATGGTTCGCCTGAGCGCAGGCCGCGAGAGCATGTCGGACAGTTGCCAGGCGCTCTGCTTCATGGCGGGCGCGAACAGCATCTTCACCGGCGACAAGCTGCTGACCACCGCCAATGCCGGCGACAATGCCGACGCGGCGCTGTTCGCGAAGCTGGGCGTCGTGCCCATGCAGGCCGAAGTGAAGGTCGAGCTGGAGGCAGCGGAGTGA
- the alr gene encoding alanine racemase has product MHGYIAPLRLRLDGDALVSNWRWLAGASGDAACGAAIKADGYGLGAVGVMRRLLRAGCRDFFVSNWGEAAAVEPLLEEGVGLSVLHGVREEDMRQALGSRARPILCTPLQAARWRAAGGGACDLMVDTGMNRLGLDWRGDLAAATGGLEIATLLSHLASADEDVALNATQRQRFVGIRNAVAAQRYSLANSAGICLGRDYHFDLTRPGLALYGGIPRDQAAGHIRAVVQPQAQVLQRRRLIAGDSIGYNAIFTADRDHEVAILNLGYADGYLRGFSGKGAARHEGERMPLLGRVSMDLIAVDVSARPDVAEGDWMTIDYALPDAAAVSGLSQYELLTGLGARFDRVWE; this is encoded by the coding sequence ATGCACGGCTATATCGCTCCGCTGCGCCTGCGCCTGGATGGCGACGCGCTTGTCTCCAACTGGCGCTGGCTTGCGGGCGCGAGCGGCGATGCGGCCTGTGGCGCGGCGATCAAGGCCGACGGCTATGGGCTGGGCGCGGTCGGGGTCATGCGGCGGCTGCTGCGCGCGGGCTGTCGCGATTTCTTCGTGTCCAACTGGGGCGAGGCGGCAGCGGTCGAACCCTTGCTGGAGGAGGGCGTCGGCCTTTCCGTCCTCCACGGCGTGCGGGAAGAGGATATGCGCCAGGCGCTGGGTTCGCGGGCGCGGCCGATACTCTGCACGCCCTTGCAGGCGGCCCGCTGGCGCGCGGCCGGGGGCGGCGCGTGCGACCTGATGGTCGATACCGGCATGAACCGGCTGGGGCTCGATTGGCGGGGCGATCTCGCGGCGGCGACCGGGGGATTGGAAATCGCGACGTTGCTCAGCCATCTCGCTTCGGCGGACGAGGATGTCGCGCTCAATGCCACCCAGCGGCAGCGGTTCGTCGGAATCAGGAATGCCGTGGCGGCGCAACGCTACAGCCTTGCCAACAGCGCGGGCATTTGCCTGGGGCGCGATTATCATTTCGACCTGACCCGGCCGGGGCTGGCGCTTTATGGCGGCATCCCGCGAGACCAGGCGGCAGGGCATATCCGCGCCGTGGTGCAGCCGCAGGCGCAAGTGCTGCAACGCCGCCGCCTGATCGCCGGGGACAGTATCGGCTATAATGCCATCTTCACCGCCGATCGTGACCATGAGGTCGCGATCCTGAACCTGGGCTATGCCGACGGCTATCTGCGTGGCTTTTCCGGCAAAGGCGCGGCCCGTCACGAGGGCGAGCGCATGCCGCTGCTGGGTCGGGTGTCGATGGATCTGATCGCGGTCGATGTCAGCGCGAGGCCCGATGTGGCGGAGGGCGACTGGATGACGATCGACTATGCGCTGCCGGACGCGGCGGCGGTATCGGGCCTGTCGCAATATGAGTTGCTGACGGGGCTGGGTGCGCGCTTCGACCGGGTATGGGAATGA
- the scpA gene encoding methylmalonyl-CoA mutase, producing MTEKPTLDQWAAAAAKEVKGKDLTWQTPEGIAVKPLYTAEDVTVDPGLPGFAPFTRGVRASMYAGRPWTIRQYAGFSTAEESNAFYRRNLAAGQKGLSVAFDLATHRGYDSDHSRVVGDVGKAGVAIDTIEDMKILFDGIPLDQMSVSMTMNGAVIPILAFFIVAGEEQGVDRKLLDGTIQNDILKEFMVRNTYIYPPEPSMRIISDIFGYTSREMPKFNSISISGYHMQEAGATQVQELAFTIADGAEYVRYGVASGLDIDKFAGRLSFFFAIGMNFFMEIAKLRAARVLWHRVMTKLGAKDERSKMLRTHCQTSGVSLTEQDPYNNVMRTTIEAMAAMLGGTQSLHTNALDEAIALPTDFSARIARNTQIVIQEETGMCNVVDPLGGSYYVEALTQQLVDAAQEIIDRVEAEGGMAKAVAAGWPKAMIETAAAARQARVDRGDDVIVGVNKYRLANEDLLETLEVDNAKVREGQIARINKVKAQRDEQACQAALAALRAAAAGPQTIENNLLAHAVEAARARATLGEISSAMEDSFNRYGTQPTPVKGVYAAPYEGDSRWQQVLDGVQAVERRLGRKPKLLVAKMGQDGHDRGANVIASAFGDMGFDVVSGPLFQTPEETVVLALDSGVDVVGASSLAAGHKTLIPELIAKLREKGRSDIKVIAGGVIPPQDYDFLRDAGVQGIYGPGSNVVECAADVLRLLGHNMPPAGLEEAA from the coding sequence ATGACCGAGAAGCCGACACTGGACCAATGGGCCGCCGCAGCCGCCAAGGAAGTGAAGGGCAAGGATCTGACCTGGCAGACCCCGGAAGGGATCGCCGTCAAACCGCTCTACACGGCCGAGGACGTGACCGTCGATCCGGGCCTGCCGGGCTTCGCGCCTTTCACCCGGGGCGTCCGTGCATCCATGTATGCGGGCCGTCCCTGGACCATCCGCCAATATGCGGGCTTCTCCACGGCCGAGGAATCCAACGCCTTCTATCGCCGCAACCTGGCAGCGGGGCAGAAGGGGCTATCCGTGGCCTTCGACCTCGCCACCCATCGCGGCTATGACAGCGACCATTCGCGTGTCGTGGGCGATGTCGGCAAGGCCGGCGTGGCGATCGACACGATCGAGGATATGAAGATCCTGTTCGACGGCATCCCGCTCGACCAGATGTCGGTCAGCATGACGATGAACGGCGCGGTGATCCCGATCCTCGCCTTCTTCATCGTCGCGGGCGAGGAGCAGGGGGTTGATCGCAAGCTGCTCGACGGGACCATCCAGAACGACATCCTCAAGGAGTTCATGGTCCGCAACACCTATATCTACCCGCCCGAACCCTCGATGCGGATCATCTCCGACATTTTCGGCTACACCAGCCGCGAGATGCCCAAGTTCAACAGCATCTCCATTTCCGGCTATCATATGCAGGAAGCCGGCGCGACGCAGGTGCAGGAACTGGCTTTCACCATCGCCGACGGCGCGGAATATGTGCGTTATGGCGTGGCGAGCGGCCTCGACATCGACAAGTTCGCCGGGCGGCTGAGCTTCTTCTTCGCCATCGGCATGAACTTCTTCATGGAAATCGCCAAGCTGCGCGCCGCGCGCGTGCTGTGGCATCGGGTCATGACGAAGCTCGGAGCGAAGGACGAGCGCTCGAAGATGCTGCGCACCCATTGCCAGACATCGGGCGTCTCGCTGACCGAGCAGGACCCCTATAACAACGTCATGCGTACCACGATCGAGGCGATGGCCGCGATGCTGGGTGGCACCCAGTCGCTGCACACCAATGCGCTGGACGAAGCGATCGCGCTGCCGACCGACTTCTCGGCCCGCATCGCGCGCAACACCCAGATCGTGATCCAGGAAGAGACGGGCATGTGCAACGTCGTCGATCCGCTGGGTGGCAGCTATTATGTCGAGGCGCTGACCCAGCAACTGGTCGACGCCGCGCAGGAGATCATCGACCGCGTCGAAGCCGAAGGCGGCATGGCCAAGGCCGTCGCGGCCGGCTGGCCCAAGGCGATGATCGAGACCGCCGCCGCCGCACGCCAGGCGCGGGTCGATCGGGGCGACGACGTGATCGTGGGAGTGAACAAGTACCGCCTCGCCAATGAAGACCTGCTCGAAACGCTGGAAGTCGACAACGCCAAGGTGCGCGAAGGCCAGATCGCCCGCATCAACAAGGTGAAGGCGCAGCGCGACGAGCAAGCTTGCCAGGCCGCGCTTGCGGCGTTGCGCGCCGCCGCCGCCGGGCCGCAGACGATCGAGAATAATCTCCTCGCCCATGCCGTCGAAGCGGCGCGCGCCCGCGCCACGCTGGGCGAAATCTCCTCCGCGATGGAGGACAGCTTCAACCGCTACGGCACGCAGCCGACACCGGTGAAGGGCGTCTATGCCGCCCCCTATGAAGGGGACAGCCGCTGGCAACAGGTTCTCGACGGGGTGCAGGCCGTCGAACGGCGCCTCGGTCGCAAGCCCAAACTCCTCGTCGCCAAGATGGGGCAGGACGGGCACGACCGAGGCGCCAACGTCATCGCGTCCGCCTTTGGCGACATGGGCTTCGACGTGGTCTCCGGCCCGCTGTTCCAGACTCCGGAGGAAACTGTGGTGCTGGCGCTCGACAGCGGCGTGGATGTGGTCGGCGCTTCGTCGCTTGCCGCCGGGCACAAGACGCTGATCCCTGAACTGATCGCCAAGCTGCGCGAAAAGGGGCGCAGCGACATCAAGGTGATCGCGGGCGGCGTCATCCCGCCGCAGGATTACGACTTCCTTCGTGACGCAGGGGTTCAGGGCATTTATGGGCCGGGTTCCAATGTCGTGGAGTGCGCCGCCGACGTGCTGCGCCTGCTCGGCCACAACATGCCCCCGGCGGGGCTAGAGGAAGCTGCGTAA
- a CDS encoding alpha/beta fold hydrolase: protein MDSSPTPAHIALAQGDTAPQHGPRPLPLFLNILWRETEGDPDLRRRAFRGLRKYQEAQRPAPAPQPWHLASAGPARLLRYGAENGRFPIVFIPSLINPPQVLDLSESRSLLRRMAAAGHDAYLVDWGNPTARDAMLGLDGHVTQRLLPMLGALPRPPILVGYCLGGCLALGAAAMQRFPALVTIAAPWRFDGFPARDLDLIGGLWRGAKDMCERIGSVPMEVLQSGFWAMDPTRTIRKFAAFADAEPGSDAERAFLAVEDWANGGAPLTFAAGRDLFEGFYAGNASGSGRWLIDGRMVDPAALDCPSLSIVSTNDRIVPAEAGPALREQRSLSLGHVGMVVGGRAREMLWNPLSLWLSSHGG from the coding sequence ATGGATTCCTCTCCCACACCTGCACATATCGCATTAGCACAAGGTGATACCGCACCGCAACATGGGCCGCGCCCTTTACCCCTTTTTCTCAACATTTTATGGCGCGAAACGGAGGGTGATCCCGACCTTCGGCGCCGGGCGTTCCGGGGGCTGCGCAAATATCAGGAGGCTCAGCGTCCCGCCCCCGCGCCGCAGCCTTGGCACCTCGCCAGCGCCGGACCGGCGCGACTGCTGCGATATGGCGCGGAAAACGGCCGTTTCCCAATCGTATTCATTCCGTCCCTGATCAATCCGCCGCAGGTACTGGATCTGTCCGAAAGCCGGTCTTTGCTGCGCCGCATGGCCGCAGCAGGCCATGATGCCTATCTCGTCGATTGGGGCAACCCGACGGCGAGAGACGCTATGCTCGGGCTTGACGGCCATGTGACGCAACGGCTGTTGCCGATGCTGGGCGCACTGCCGCGTCCGCCCATTTTGGTCGGCTATTGCCTCGGCGGGTGCCTCGCGCTCGGCGCCGCGGCGATGCAGCGCTTTCCCGCCCTGGTGACCATCGCCGCCCCCTGGCGGTTCGATGGCTTTCCGGCGCGCGACCTGGATCTGATCGGCGGGCTGTGGCGTGGAGCAAAGGACATGTGTGAGCGGATCGGTTCCGTGCCGATGGAGGTGCTGCAATCCGGCTTCTGGGCGATGGACCCGACCCGTACCATCCGCAAATTTGCGGCTTTCGCCGACGCGGAACCGGGATCGGATGCCGAGCGCGCTTTCCTGGCGGTCGAGGATTGGGCCAATGGTGGCGCGCCGCTGACCTTCGCTGCGGGACGCGACCTGTTCGAGGGGTTCTACGCCGGTAATGCGAGCGGTTCGGGACGCTGGCTGATCGATGGCCGCATGGTCGATCCCGCCGCGCTCGACTGTCCCAGCCTTTCCATCGTATCGACCAACGACCGCATCGTCCCCGCCGAGGCCGGCCCCGCGCTGCGCGAACAGCGCAGTCTCTCGCTCGGCCATGTCGGCATGGTGGTGGGAGGGCGCGCGCGCGAAATGCTGTGGAATCCGCTCTCCCTTTGGCTTTCCAGCCATGGCGGTTGA
- a CDS encoding tRNA-binding protein — protein sequence MHLTHDPGAPAADPISFDDFLKVDIRVGTIVSAEPYPQARKPAYKLLIDFGPTIGHRKSSAQITENHAIEDLPGRQVAAVVNFPPRQIGKFMSEVLTLGFADESGAVTLFAPDKAVPNGSRLF from the coding sequence ATGCACCTGACCCACGATCCCGGCGCCCCGGCCGCCGACCCGATCAGCTTCGATGATTTCCTGAAGGTCGACATCCGCGTCGGCACGATCGTCTCGGCCGAACCCTATCCGCAAGCGCGCAAGCCCGCCTACAAACTGCTGATCGATTTCGGTCCGACCATCGGCCACAGGAAGTCCAGCGCCCAGATCACCGAAAATCACGCGATCGAAGACTTGCCCGGCCGCCAGGTCGCCGCCGTGGTCAATTTCCCCCCGCGCCAGATCGGGAAGTTCATGTCGGAGGTGCTGACCCTTGGCTTCGCCGATGAAAGCGGAGCCGTGACCCTGTTCGCACCGGACAAGGCGGTGCCCAACGGATCGCGGCTGTTTTGA
- a CDS encoding acetyl/propionyl/methylcrotonyl-CoA carboxylase subunit alpha: protein MAITKILIANRGEIACRVMRTAKKMGIKTVAVYSDADARAPHVLMADEAVHIGPSPAAQSYLIAEKIIEACKATGADAVHPGYGFLSERESFRKALDAEGIIFVGPPANAIAAMGDKIESKKLAMEAGVNVVPGYVGVIEDTEHAVRISNEIGYPVMMKASAGGGGKGMRLAYSEQDVREGFEATKREGLNSFGDDRVFIEKFIESPRHIEIQVLGDQHGNIVYLNERECSIQRRHQKVVEEAPSPFVSPEMRRKMGEQCVALARAVGYFSAGTVELIVSGEDKTGDGFYFLEMNTRLQVEHPVTEEITGVDLVEQMIRVANGEELSFTQADVKINGWAIENRVYAEDPYRGFLPSTGRLIRYNPPETGTDESGALIRVDDGVVEGGEVSMFYDPMIAKLITWAPTRLEAIDKQIEALDKFEIEGPGHNIDFVSALMQHERFRSGNITTGFIAEEYPEGFTGAPASPQLLQRLSAIGAFAAMAQADRARRIDGQLGRRLSPPTGWQVKIGDAVHDVVIDGDEVTVDGEAIDMALEYTPGDRLIEAEFGEEQLAVRIAPVRSGFVLTAHGASHKLRILPAHAAPHAAHMIEKIPPDLSRFLICPMPGLLVALNVKEGDKVEVGQPLAVIEAMKMENILRAGKAGTVKSVSAAQGESLPVDAVILELE, encoded by the coding sequence ATGGCAATCACCAAGATCCTGATCGCGAACCGTGGCGAGATTGCGTGCCGTGTCATGCGGACCGCGAAGAAGATGGGCATCAAGACCGTGGCGGTCTATTCCGATGCCGATGCGCGCGCGCCGCATGTGCTGATGGCGGACGAGGCCGTCCATATCGGCCCGTCGCCTGCCGCCCAGTCCTATCTGATCGCCGAAAAGATCATCGAGGCGTGCAAGGCCACCGGCGCCGATGCGGTGCATCCGGGCTACGGCTTCCTCTCCGAGCGGGAGAGCTTCCGCAAGGCGCTGGACGCCGAGGGCATCATCTTCGTCGGCCCGCCCGCCAACGCCATCGCCGCCATGGGCGACAAGATCGAGTCCAAGAAGCTGGCCATGGAAGCGGGCGTCAATGTCGTCCCCGGCTATGTCGGCGTGATCGAGGACACCGAACACGCCGTCCGCATCTCCAACGAGATCGGCTATCCGGTGATGATGAAGGCATCGGCCGGCGGCGGCGGCAAGGGGATGCGGCTTGCCTATTCCGAACAGGATGTCCGCGAAGGCTTCGAGGCGACCAAGCGCGAAGGCCTCAACAGCTTCGGCGATGACCGCGTATTCATCGAGAAGTTCATCGAAAGCCCGCGTCATATCGAAATTCAGGTGCTGGGCGACCAGCATGGCAATATCGTCTATCTGAACGAGCGCGAATGTTCGATCCAGCGCCGCCACCAGAAGGTGGTCGAGGAAGCACCGTCGCCCTTCGTCAGCCCTGAAATGCGCAGGAAGATGGGCGAACAGTGCGTCGCCCTGGCCCGCGCGGTCGGCTATTTCAGCGCCGGCACGGTCGAACTGATCGTCAGCGGTGAGGACAAGACCGGGGACGGCTTCTACTTCCTCGAAATGAACACCCGCTTGCAGGTCGAACATCCCGTCACCGAGGAAATCACCGGCGTCGACCTGGTCGAACAGATGATCCGCGTCGCCAATGGCGAGGAACTGAGCTTCACCCAGGCGGACGTGAAGATCAACGGATGGGCGATCGAGAACCGCGTCTATGCCGAAGATCCCTATCGCGGCTTCCTGCCGTCCACCGGCCGCCTGATCCGCTATAATCCGCCCGAAACCGGCACGGACGAGAGCGGCGCGCTGATCCGCGTGGATGACGGTGTGGTCGAAGGCGGCGAAGTCTCCATGTTCTACGACCCGATGATCGCCAAGCTCATCACCTGGGCGCCCACCCGCCTTGAAGCGATCGACAAGCAGATCGAGGCGCTCGACAAGTTCGAGATCGAGGGGCCTGGGCATAATATCGATTTCGTCTCCGCGCTGATGCAGCATGAGCGGTTCCGGTCGGGCAACATCACTACCGGCTTCATTGCAGAGGAATATCCCGAGGGCTTTACCGGCGCGCCCGCGTCGCCGCAACTGCTCCAGCGGCTGTCGGCGATCGGTGCCTTTGCCGCCATGGCGCAGGCCGATCGCGCCCGCCGCATTGACGGGCAACTCGGCAGGCGCCTCAGCCCCCCGACCGGCTGGCAGGTCAAGATTGGCGATGCGGTCCATGATGTCGTGATCGATGGCGATGAAGTGACGGTCGATGGCGAGGCGATCGACATGGCGCTCGAATATACGCCGGGTGACCGCCTGATCGAGGCGGAGTTCGGCGAGGAGCAACTGGCCGTGCGGATCGCGCCGGTGCGCTCCGGCTTCGTGCTGACGGCGCATGGCGCCAGCCACAAGCTGCGCATCCTGCCCGCCCATGCCGCTCCCCACGCGGCGCACATGATCGAAAAGATCCCGCCCGACCTGTCGCGCTTCCTGATCTGCCCGATGCCCGGCCTGCTGGTCGCGCTGAACGTGAAGGAAGGCGACAAGGTCGAGGTCGGCCAGCCGCTCGCCGTGATCGAGGCGATGAAGATGGAAAATATCCTCCGCGCCGGAAAGGCGGGCACGGTCAAGAGCGTATCCGCCGCTCAGGGCGAAAGCCTGCCGGTAGACGCGGTGATCCTGGAACTGGAGTAA
- a CDS encoding acetyl-CoA C-acetyltransferase, which produces MSDIVITAAKRTPVGSFLGAFASTPAHELGRQAILAALAQAGVAPDEVDEVILGQVLSAGQGQNPARQAAVNAGIPVERTAIGLNQLCGSGLRAVALAAQAIRAGDASIMVAGGQESMSLAPHAQLLRAGAKMGPVTLVDTMIHDGLTDAFNNYHMGITAENLAEKYQISRDAQDAFAVASQNKAEAARAAGRFADEIVPITIKGRKGDMIVEHDEYIRAGATIEAMQALRPAFKKDGTVTAGNASGINDGAAALVLMTADAAAKRGATILGRIAGFATCGVDPSIMGIGPAPASRKALEKAGWSVADLDLIEANEAFAAQALSVGQELGWDPEKVNVNGGAIAIGHPIGASGARVLTTLLYEMAKRDAKKGLATLCIGGGMGVAMCIER; this is translated from the coding sequence TTGTCAGACATCGTCATCACCGCCGCCAAGCGTACGCCTGTCGGCAGCTTCCTGGGGGCTTTCGCTTCGACCCCGGCGCATGAACTCGGTCGTCAGGCGATCCTCGCCGCACTTGCTCAGGCCGGCGTCGCGCCGGACGAAGTGGATGAAGTGATCCTCGGGCAGGTTCTGTCCGCAGGACAGGGGCAGAACCCCGCGCGCCAGGCCGCCGTCAACGCCGGCATCCCGGTCGAGCGCACGGCAATCGGCCTCAACCAGCTTTGCGGCTCGGGCCTGCGCGCCGTCGCACTCGCGGCCCAGGCGATCCGCGCCGGCGACGCCAGCATCATGGTGGCCGGGGGCCAGGAAAGCATGTCGCTGGCCCCGCACGCCCAGTTGCTTCGCGCCGGCGCGAAGATGGGGCCGGTGACGTTGGTCGACACCATGATCCATGACGGCCTGACTGATGCCTTCAACAACTATCATATGGGCATCACCGCCGAAAATCTGGCGGAAAAATACCAGATCAGCCGCGATGCTCAGGACGCCTTCGCCGTCGCCAGCCAGAACAAGGCGGAGGCGGCCCGCGCCGCCGGCCGCTTCGCCGACGAGATCGTGCCGATCACGATCAAGGGCCGCAAGGGCGACATGATCGTCGAACATGACGAATATATTCGCGCCGGTGCGACGATCGAGGCGATGCAGGCGCTGCGCCCCGCCTTCAAGAAGGACGGCACCGTCACCGCGGGCAACGCCAGCGGCATCAACGATGGCGCCGCCGCGCTGGTGCTGATGACAGCCGACGCTGCCGCCAAGCGCGGCGCGACGATCCTGGGGCGCATCGCGGGCTTCGCCACTTGCGGCGTCGATCCGTCGATCATGGGCATCGGCCCGGCTCCGGCCAGCCGCAAGGCGCTGGAGAAGGCGGGCTGGAGCGTGGCCGACCTCGACCTGATCGAAGCGAACGAAGCGTTCGCCGCGCAGGCCCTGTCAGTCGGCCAGGAACTGGGCTGGGATCCGGAAAAGGTCAACGTCAATGGCGGCGCGATCGCCATCGGTCATCCGATCGGCGCTTCAGGCGCGCGCGTGCTGACCACCTTGTTGTATGAAATGGCGAAGCGCGACGCGAAGAAGGGCCTTGCGACCCTCTGCATCGGCGGCGGCATGGGCGTTGCCATGTGCATCGAGCGCTGA